A genomic window from Micromonospora sp. WMMA1947 includes:
- a CDS encoding gamma-glutamylcyclotransferase, which yields MGLYAAYGSNLDPARMRAYCPHSPMVGTGWLEGWRLTFAGEDVIGWEGSVSTVVESPGDRVFVALYDIHPYDAAQLDEIEGVTAGTYRKLTVRVSTLDGDVTAWVYVFDGYEGGLPTAWYLSELANAAEKAGAPDDYVTELRSRPTGTASA from the coding sequence GTGGGTCTCTACGCTGCTTACGGCTCGAACCTGGATCCCGCCCGCATGCGCGCCTACTGCCCGCATTCGCCGATGGTGGGCACCGGCTGGCTCGAGGGCTGGCGGCTCACCTTCGCCGGCGAGGACGTCATCGGCTGGGAGGGCTCGGTCAGCACCGTGGTCGAGTCCCCGGGTGACCGGGTGTTCGTGGCGCTCTACGACATCCACCCGTACGACGCGGCGCAGCTCGACGAGATCGAGGGCGTGACCGCCGGGACGTACCGCAAGCTGACCGTCCGCGTCTCGACGCTCGACGGTGACGTGACCGCGTGGGTCTACGTGTTCGACGGGTACGAGGGCGGGCTGCCCACCGCGTGGTACCTCTCGGAGCTCGCGAACGCCGCGGAGAAGGCGGGCGCGCCGGACGACTACGTCACCGAGCTGCGGTCCCGCCCCACCGGCACCGCGTCCGCGTAG
- the thrS gene encoding threonine--tRNA ligase, with translation MIDHRRLGRDLELFVSDPLAGAGLPIWLPAGAAARHAVEEYVRELERRAGYQHVYSPPLGKRELFELSGHLGYFADDMFPPMRLSADDEFVLRPALCPHHALVFRARGRSYRELPLRVAELGGMYRAERSGVLGGLSRVRAISLNDAHNFCALEQVGDEVREILRLIGEAHAALGVRPAGFRLSLRGQDQRYVGDDAGWARAEELLRAALDGVDVVEAPGEAAFYGPKIDIQIVDAAGRESTISTVQLDFDKPERFDLSYTDSDGRRKRPVMVHRSLVGSMERLFAYLIEVHEGAFPVWYAPVQLLLLPVDAAQAEAAVGLARRAEAAGLRVEVDHAGSLGARIRDASRSRVPYTGVLGPREAADGSVSLRLRDGRVLDPMPAAQALGLVGAVVASRSAGLLPPA, from the coding sequence ATGATCGACCACCGTAGGCTCGGCCGGGACCTGGAGCTGTTCGTCTCCGACCCGCTCGCGGGCGCCGGGCTGCCGATCTGGCTGCCGGCCGGCGCCGCCGCCCGGCACGCCGTCGAGGAGTACGTCCGGGAGCTGGAGCGCCGGGCGGGCTACCAGCACGTCTACTCGCCGCCGCTGGGCAAGCGGGAGCTGTTCGAGCTGTCCGGGCACCTGGGCTACTTCGCCGACGACATGTTCCCGCCGATGCGGCTGAGCGCCGACGACGAGTTCGTGCTGCGCCCGGCGCTCTGCCCGCACCACGCGCTGGTGTTCCGCGCCCGCGGCCGCTCCTACCGGGAGCTGCCGCTGCGGGTCGCCGAGTTGGGCGGCATGTACCGGGCGGAGCGTTCCGGGGTGCTGGGCGGGCTGTCCCGGGTGCGCGCCATCTCGCTCAACGACGCGCACAACTTCTGCGCGCTGGAGCAGGTCGGCGACGAGGTCCGCGAGATCCTGCGGCTGATCGGCGAGGCGCACGCCGCGCTCGGCGTCCGTCCCGCCGGGTTCCGCTTGTCGCTGCGCGGGCAGGACCAGCGGTACGTGGGCGACGACGCCGGCTGGGCACGCGCCGAGGAACTGCTCCGCGCCGCGCTCGACGGGGTGGACGTCGTCGAGGCGCCCGGCGAGGCCGCGTTCTACGGCCCGAAGATCGACATTCAGATCGTGGACGCGGCCGGCCGGGAGTCGACCATCTCCACCGTCCAGCTCGACTTCGACAAGCCGGAGCGGTTCGACCTGTCGTACACCGACTCGGACGGCCGCCGGAAACGGCCGGTGATGGTGCACCGCAGCCTCGTCGGCAGCATGGAGCGGCTGTTCGCGTACCTGATCGAGGTGCACGAGGGCGCGTTCCCCGTCTGGTACGCCCCGGTGCAGTTGCTGCTGCTCCCGGTCGACGCGGCGCAGGCCGAGGCGGCCGTCGGGCTGGCCCGCCGGGCCGAGGCGGCCGGGCTGCGCGTCGAGGTGGACCACGCCGGTTCGCTGGGTGCCCGGATCCGGGACGCGTCCCGCAGCCGCGTCCCGTACACCGGGGTTCTGGGCCCCCGGGAGGCGGCCGACGGTTCGGTCTCGCTGCGCCTGCGCGACGGCCGGGTGCTCGACCCGATGCCCGCCGCGCAGGCGCTGGGCCTGGTCGGCGCGGTAGTCGCGAGCCGGTCGGCGGGGCTGCTTCCGCCGGCCTGA
- a CDS encoding ABC transporter ATP-binding protein: MSMGMPAEKAMNFGPSARRLLARLRPYRLQLTGVLALALASVGLSVIGPKVLGHATDIIFSGVIGRQLPPGTTTEAAAEAARAQGNGNFADMLARMDVIPGTGIDFDALGRVLAFAVVLYVGASMLQWAQGWVLNGVVQRTVLTLRADVEDKLNRLPLPYFDKQPRGELLSRVTNDIDNVSQTLQQTLSQLLTSLLTVVGVLGMMFWISPLLAVVALVAVPMSVVVTSLIAKRSQGKFIAQWKHTGELNGQIEEAYTGHELVKVFGRQKEVEAAFHAKNEELFRAGFGAQFVSGLIMPAMFFIGNLSYVAIAVVGGLRVASGSMSLGDVQAFIQYSRQFTQPLTQVASMANLLQSGVASAERVFAVLDADEQSPDPAQPARVADPHGRVEFEHVSFRYDPEKPLIDDLSLVAEPGHTVAIVGPTGAGKTTLVNLVMRFYELDGGRITLDGVDISTMRRDDLRGRIGMVLQDTWLFGGTIRDNIAYGRPDATEEEILAAARATFVDRFVRSLPDGYDTVIDEEGSNVSAGEKQLITIARAFLAEPSLLILDEATSSVDTRTEVLLQRAMAALRSDRTSFVIAHRLSTIRDADLILMMEQGRIVEQGTHDQLVAAGGAYARLYRAQFSGAVIEDEVPAPAPAGPPGMRAGAGTPVGN; encoded by the coding sequence ATGAGCATGGGCATGCCGGCCGAGAAGGCGATGAACTTCGGGCCGTCGGCACGGCGGCTGCTGGCGCGGCTGCGGCCGTACCGGCTCCAGCTCACCGGCGTGCTCGCGCTGGCCCTGGCCAGCGTCGGGCTCAGCGTCATCGGGCCGAAGGTGCTCGGCCACGCCACCGACATCATCTTCAGCGGGGTGATCGGGCGGCAGCTGCCGCCCGGCACCACCACCGAGGCGGCGGCGGAGGCGGCCCGCGCCCAGGGCAACGGCAACTTCGCCGACATGCTGGCCCGGATGGACGTGATCCCGGGCACCGGCATCGACTTCGACGCGCTGGGCCGGGTGCTGGCGTTCGCCGTCGTGCTCTACGTCGGCGCGAGCATGCTCCAGTGGGCGCAGGGCTGGGTGCTCAACGGCGTGGTGCAGCGCACCGTGCTGACGCTGCGCGCCGACGTGGAGGACAAGCTCAACCGGCTGCCGCTGCCCTACTTCGACAAGCAGCCCCGCGGTGAGCTGCTGAGCCGGGTCACGAACGACATCGACAACGTGTCGCAGACGCTCCAGCAGACGCTGAGCCAGTTGCTCACGTCGCTGCTCACCGTCGTCGGCGTACTCGGAATGATGTTCTGGATCTCGCCGTTGCTGGCGGTCGTCGCGCTCGTCGCGGTGCCGATGTCGGTGGTGGTCACCAGCCTGATCGCCAAGCGGTCGCAGGGCAAGTTCATCGCCCAGTGGAAGCACACCGGCGAGCTGAACGGCCAGATCGAGGAGGCGTACACCGGGCACGAGCTGGTCAAGGTCTTCGGCCGGCAGAAGGAGGTCGAGGCCGCCTTCCACGCCAAGAACGAGGAGCTGTTCCGGGCCGGTTTCGGCGCGCAGTTCGTCTCCGGGCTGATCATGCCGGCGATGTTCTTCATCGGGAACCTCAGCTACGTCGCGATCGCCGTGGTCGGCGGCCTGCGGGTGGCGTCGGGCTCGATGAGCCTCGGTGACGTACAGGCGTTCATCCAGTACTCGCGGCAGTTCACCCAGCCGCTCACCCAGGTCGCGTCGATGGCCAACCTGCTGCAGTCCGGGGTGGCCTCGGCCGAGCGGGTCTTCGCGGTGCTCGACGCCGACGAGCAGAGCCCCGACCCGGCCCAGCCGGCCCGGGTCGCCGACCCGCACGGGCGCGTCGAGTTCGAGCACGTCTCCTTCCGGTACGACCCGGAGAAGCCGCTCATCGACGACCTCTCGCTGGTCGCCGAGCCGGGTCACACGGTCGCCATCGTCGGTCCCACCGGCGCCGGCAAGACCACGCTGGTCAACCTGGTCATGCGGTTCTACGAGCTGGACGGCGGGCGGATCACGCTGGACGGGGTGGACATCTCCACGATGCGCCGCGACGACCTGCGCGGCCGGATCGGCATGGTGCTCCAGGACACCTGGCTGTTCGGCGGCACCATCCGGGACAACATCGCCTACGGCCGGCCGGACGCCACCGAGGAGGAGATCCTCGCCGCCGCCCGGGCGACGTTCGTGGACCGGTTCGTCCGCAGCCTGCCGGACGGCTACGACACGGTGATCGACGAGGAGGGCAGCAACGTCAGCGCCGGCGAGAAGCAGCTCATCACCATCGCGCGGGCGTTCCTGGCCGAGCCGTCGCTGCTGATCCTGGACGAGGCGACCAGCTCGGTGGACACCCGGACCGAGGTGCTGCTCCAGCGCGCCATGGCGGCGCTGCGCTCGGACCGGACGAGCTTCGTCATCGCGCACCGGCTCTCCACCATCCGCGACGCCGACCTGATCCTGATGATGGAGCAGGGCCGGATCGTCGAGCAGGGCACCCACGACCAGCTCGTCGCCGCCGGTGGCGCGTACGCCCGCCTCTACCGGGCGCAGTTCAGCGGCGCGGTCATCGAAGACGAGGTGCCGGCACCCGCCCCGGCCGGCCCGCCGGGAATGCGTGCCGGCGCCGGCACGCCGGTCGGGAACTGA
- a CDS encoding ABC transporter ATP-binding protein, which yields MLIRLLRSHLRPYRRWLAAVVAFQFVGTIASLYLPSLNADIIDRGVAVGDTDQILRTGGWMLVVSLLQIACSIAAVYFGAKTAMAFGRDVRGSIFRRVNSFSAREVARFGAPSLITRNTNDVQQVQMLVLLSCTMLVAAPIMSVGGVVMALREDVGLSWLMLVCVPVLAVALGLIIRRMVPGFRLMQTRIDTVNRVLREQITGIRVVRAFVREPYETDRFRAANTDLTTTALRIGRLQALIFPIVMLVLNVSSVAVLWFGAARVDSGQIQVGALTAFLQYLMQILMAVMMATFMLMMVPRAAVCAERIEEVLDTDSSVVPSPDPVTEVTGRGELELRGAGFQYPGASAPVLHDISFRAEPGRTTAIIGSTGAGKTTLLTLIPRLVDPTAGAVLVDGVDVRDLAPDELWRRIGLVPQRPYLFTGTVASNLRYGNPDATDADLWAALEIAQARDFVAEMPGGLEAPIAQGGTNVSGGQRQRLAIARALVRKPEIYLFDDSFSALDLGTDARLRAALKPVTADAAVVIVAQRVSTIVDADQIIVLEDGGVVGMGRHEELLESCPTYAEIVASQQTAEVAA from the coding sequence GTGTTGATCCGCCTGCTCCGCTCACATCTGCGCCCGTACCGACGATGGCTGGCCGCCGTGGTGGCCTTCCAGTTCGTCGGCACCATCGCCTCGCTCTACCTGCCGAGCCTGAACGCCGACATCATCGACCGGGGCGTCGCCGTCGGCGACACCGACCAGATCCTGCGTACGGGCGGGTGGATGCTGGTGGTCAGCCTGCTCCAGATCGCCTGTTCGATCGCCGCCGTCTACTTCGGCGCGAAGACCGCGATGGCGTTCGGCCGCGACGTCCGCGGCTCGATCTTCCGGCGGGTCAACAGCTTCTCCGCCCGCGAGGTCGCCCGGTTCGGGGCGCCGTCCCTGATCACCCGTAACACCAACGACGTCCAGCAGGTGCAGATGCTGGTGCTGCTGAGCTGCACCATGCTGGTGGCCGCGCCGATCATGAGCGTCGGCGGCGTGGTGATGGCGCTGCGCGAGGACGTCGGGCTGTCCTGGCTGATGCTGGTCTGCGTACCGGTGCTCGCCGTCGCGCTGGGCCTGATCATCCGCCGGATGGTGCCGGGCTTCCGGCTCATGCAGACCCGTATCGACACCGTCAACCGGGTGCTGCGCGAGCAGATCACCGGCATCCGGGTGGTCCGGGCGTTCGTCCGCGAGCCGTACGAGACCGACCGGTTCCGGGCCGCGAACACCGACCTGACCACCACCGCGCTGCGGATCGGACGGCTCCAGGCGCTGATCTTCCCAATCGTGATGCTGGTCCTGAACGTCTCCAGCGTCGCGGTGCTCTGGTTCGGCGCGGCACGGGTCGACTCCGGTCAGATCCAGGTCGGCGCGCTCACCGCGTTCCTCCAGTACCTGATGCAGATCCTGATGGCGGTCATGATGGCCACCTTCATGCTGATGATGGTGCCCCGGGCCGCCGTCTGCGCCGAGCGCATCGAGGAGGTGCTGGACACCGACTCGTCGGTGGTGCCGTCGCCCGACCCGGTCACCGAGGTCACCGGCCGGGGCGAACTGGAACTACGCGGCGCCGGCTTCCAGTACCCGGGCGCGAGCGCACCGGTCCTGCACGACATCTCGTTCCGGGCCGAGCCGGGCCGGACCACGGCGATCATCGGTTCCACCGGCGCCGGCAAGACCACGCTGCTGACGCTCATCCCCCGGCTGGTCGACCCGACCGCCGGCGCGGTCCTGGTCGACGGCGTGGACGTACGGGACCTGGCCCCGGACGAGCTGTGGCGGCGGATCGGGCTGGTGCCCCAGCGGCCCTACCTGTTCACCGGCACGGTCGCGAGCAACCTGCGTTACGGCAACCCGGACGCCACCGACGCCGACCTGTGGGCCGCGCTGGAGATCGCCCAGGCACGCGACTTCGTCGCGGAGATGCCGGGCGGACTGGAGGCGCCGATCGCGCAGGGCGGCACGAACGTCTCCGGCGGCCAGCGGCAACGCCTGGCCATCGCCCGCGCGCTCGTCCGCAAACCGGAGATCTATCTCTTCGACGACTCCTTCTCCGCGCTCGACCTCGGCACGGACGCCCGGCTGCGGGCCGCCCTCAAGCCGGTCACCGCGGACGCGGCGGTGGTGATCGTGGCCCAGCGGGTCTCCACGATCGTCGACGCCGACCAGATCATCGTGCTCGAGGACGGGGGTGTCGTCGGGATGGGACGACATGAGGAACTGCTGGAGAGCTGCCCCACGTACGCCGAGATCGTCGCGTCGCAGCAGACGGCGGAGGTGGCCGCGTGA
- a CDS encoding helix-turn-helix transcriptional regulator: protein MSGGANWRDVKAKARSIDPSWDDSERVARRGQLREQMLASVSGAQLAEIRKQLGMTQAQLAEAAGLSQARISQIENGESVNLDILRAYVTGLGGHLDVVARIGNIRLDVA from the coding sequence ATGAGTGGTGGGGCGAACTGGCGCGACGTCAAGGCGAAAGCCCGAAGTATCGATCCCTCGTGGGACGACAGCGAGCGTGTGGCCAGGCGGGGACAGTTGCGAGAGCAGATGCTGGCTTCGGTCAGCGGCGCGCAGCTGGCGGAGATCCGCAAGCAGCTGGGCATGACCCAGGCCCAGCTGGCGGAAGCGGCCGGCTTGTCTCAGGCACGGATCAGCCAGATCGAGAACGGCGAGAGTGTCAACCTGGACATCCTGCGCGCCTACGTCACCGGGCTGGGCGGACACCTCGATGTGGTCGCTCGAATCGGGAACATCCGCCTCGACGTGGCCTGA
- a CDS encoding GNAT family N-acetyltransferase yields MTLPAGWSARRPTLDDIPAILAVVHASDTFAVGYPDFDDEDVRSALTAPFVDPARDSWLVTDPDGTAVAWSILANPSGVGREWVDVLVDPDRGADLRAPLLARLLERVAERAAERGLPALTARTGVYAPETRWAGELAEAGFTRIKRYIRMSRTFADLPAEPAPPPGVTVRPLRADDENDLRLFHRIYDTAFRDTPDHDPLDFERWRDLLPSYGKVWDEWLLAEVDGEPAGALQSSDQALDQDLGWVRTLSVLPAYRRRGVGAALLRRAFAIYAAKGRTGAGLGVDLANPTAPVTLYRSVGLVEERWTDMYERSVPASRV; encoded by the coding sequence GTGACGCTCCCCGCCGGCTGGTCGGCCCGCCGCCCGACCCTCGACGACATACCCGCGATCCTGGCGGTGGTGCACGCCTCCGACACGTTCGCCGTGGGCTACCCCGACTTCGACGACGAGGACGTGCGGTCCGCGCTGACCGCGCCGTTCGTCGACCCGGCCCGGGACTCGTGGCTGGTCACCGACCCGGACGGGACGGCGGTGGCGTGGTCGATCCTGGCCAACCCGAGCGGCGTCGGCCGGGAGTGGGTGGACGTCCTCGTCGACCCCGACCGCGGCGCCGACCTGCGTGCGCCGCTGCTGGCGCGGCTGCTGGAACGGGTCGCCGAGCGGGCCGCCGAGCGCGGCCTGCCCGCGCTGACCGCGCGCACCGGGGTGTACGCGCCGGAGACCCGCTGGGCCGGTGAGCTGGCCGAGGCCGGGTTCACCCGGATCAAGCGCTACATCCGGATGAGCCGCACGTTCGCCGACCTGCCCGCCGAGCCGGCGCCCCCGCCCGGGGTGACGGTGCGGCCGCTGCGCGCCGACGACGAGAACGACCTGCGGCTGTTCCACCGGATCTACGACACCGCGTTCCGGGACACCCCCGATCACGACCCGCTCGACTTCGAGCGGTGGCGGGACCTGCTGCCGTCGTACGGCAAGGTCTGGGACGAGTGGCTGCTGGCCGAGGTCGACGGCGAGCCGGCCGGTGCGCTCCAGTCCTCCGACCAGGCGCTCGACCAGGACCTGGGGTGGGTGCGGACGCTGTCGGTGCTGCCCGCGTACCGGCGCCGCGGGGTGGGTGCGGCGCTGCTGCGCCGGGCCTTCGCGATCTACGCGGCGAAGGGCCGGACCGGCGCCGGGCTCGGCGTCGACCTGGCCAACCCGACCGCGCCGGTCACGCTCTACCGCTCCGTCGGGCTGGTGGAGGAGCGCTGGACCGACATGTACGAGCGGAGCGTGCCCGCCTCGCGGGTGTGA
- a CDS encoding MarR family transcriptional regulator, whose amino-acid sequence MGPLVRFPDALHHAPLGRLISIAGHVVEQHWGRYLAEHHGLTSAGMRVLMILLRAGDVSHREMAELCFVRPATLTGIVDTLERDGFVSRRRAPEDRRTVRLTLTDKGGEHARAIIDMIHSDRPLTSVDADPANRAVIREFLIEIITGMSDGDLRRLNRDSESDTEPPTGSHPC is encoded by the coding sequence ATGGGCCCGCTCGTCCGCTTCCCCGATGCCTTGCACCACGCGCCACTCGGCCGGCTGATCTCGATCGCCGGGCACGTCGTCGAGCAGCACTGGGGGCGTTACCTCGCCGAACACCACGGGCTCACGTCCGCCGGCATGCGGGTCCTGATGATCCTCCTCCGAGCCGGCGACGTGAGCCACCGGGAAATGGCGGAGCTGTGCTTCGTCCGGCCCGCCACACTCACCGGCATCGTGGACACCCTCGAACGCGACGGCTTCGTCAGCCGCCGTCGCGCGCCGGAGGACCGGCGCACGGTCCGGCTCACCCTGACCGACAAGGGCGGCGAGCACGCCCGCGCCATCATCGACATGATCCACAGCGACCGGCCGTTGACGTCGGTCGACGCCGACCCGGCCAACCGGGCGGTGATCCGCGAGTTCCTGATCGAAATCATCACCGGCATGTCCGACGGGGACCTCCGTCGGTTGAACCGGGACAGCGAGTCCGACACCGAGCCGCCAACGGGGAGCCATCCGTGTTGA
- a CDS encoding DUF998 domain-containing protein, which yields MALGGIVLAAVLATVGHLEVNDDLDPWSLTVSDFAVSDRGGVIDTAMAVLAAASLVLLPALRRAGAGRVPLVLLTAWSAGLLAAAVVPTNEPGTPMDTAAYVHRYASVLSFLALPVAGWLLARHPVAGAAAWLRGLTAASVVLAATMIWSAYPGDRALLGLIERALILTETALLATLALHLTLTKVVDHAVVTPHRPGIPVGSGTATP from the coding sequence TTGGCACTCGGCGGGATCGTCCTGGCGGCGGTGCTCGCGACGGTCGGTCATCTTGAGGTGAACGACGATCTGGATCCCTGGTCGCTGACCGTCAGCGACTTCGCCGTCTCCGATCGGGGCGGCGTCATCGACACGGCGATGGCGGTGCTCGCGGCGGCCAGTCTCGTGCTGCTGCCGGCGCTGCGCCGGGCGGGCGCGGGCCGGGTGCCGCTCGTGCTGCTGACCGCCTGGTCGGCCGGGTTGCTGGCCGCCGCCGTGGTGCCCACCAACGAGCCGGGTACGCCGATGGACACCGCCGCGTACGTGCACCGGTACGCCTCGGTGCTGTCGTTCCTGGCGCTGCCGGTGGCCGGCTGGCTGCTCGCCCGGCACCCGGTCGCCGGGGCGGCCGCCTGGCTGCGCGGCCTGACCGCAGCCAGCGTGGTGCTCGCGGCCACGATGATCTGGTCCGCCTACCCGGGTGACCGAGCCCTGCTCGGCCTGATCGAACGCGCGCTGATCCTGACCGAGACGGCCCTCCTGGCCACCCTGGCCCTGCACCTCACCCTGACCAAAGTCGTCGATCATGCAGTTGTGACCCCGCACAGACCGGGCATACCGGTCGGATCGGGGACCGCAACTCCATGA
- a CDS encoding MarR family transcriptional regulator, with translation MEGVPSTAEPTPGPPPSSEASRALRDVLRIAGDTRAALARRLGLNATDAAAIDHLVSSPEPLGPVELGNRLGIRSASATTLVDRLVQAGHVARTPHPHDRRRLSLQVTESAVGEVLEALRPMLVGVDRAVARLTPEQAEATTAFLREVTEVMREYVATAPDEPSRARADRG, from the coding sequence ATGGAGGGGGTGCCGTCAACCGCAGAGCCCACGCCGGGTCCACCACCGAGCAGCGAGGCGTCCCGCGCGCTGCGCGACGTACTGCGGATCGCCGGTGACACCCGGGCCGCGCTGGCCCGCCGCCTGGGCCTCAACGCGACCGACGCCGCGGCCATCGACCATCTGGTCTCCAGCCCCGAGCCGCTGGGCCCGGTGGAGCTGGGCAACCGGCTCGGCATCCGGTCCGCCTCGGCGACCACGCTCGTGGACCGGCTCGTGCAGGCCGGTCACGTCGCCCGGACCCCGCACCCGCACGACCGGCGGCGGCTCAGCCTCCAGGTGACCGAGAGCGCCGTCGGCGAGGTGCTGGAAGCGCTGCGCCCGATGCTCGTCGGCGTCGACCGGGCGGTCGCCCGGCTCACGCCCGAGCAGGCCGAGGCCACCACCGCGTTCCTGCGCGAGGTCACCGAGGTGATGCGGGAGTACGTCGCCACCGCCCCGGACGAGCCGTCCCGGGCGCGCGCCGACCGCGGCTGA
- a CDS encoding DedA family protein, with product MAELISDVASPMWAYALLLILLIADAFVPVVPTQLVMITSGALTVYGGLSLPLTIAVGAAGVFIGDLACYLIGRTTPTRRPARATTPGRARRAVTRVTRGLREPGPLVILLCRFVPGGRMAACFSAGRSRYPYRLFLPYEAAAALAWSSYGALVGHLGGTALTHSAWRLLLIGGVAAAGFALAGWAMTWISSTRQTRAEATADSTGS from the coding sequence GTGGCCGAACTCATCTCTGACGTCGCGTCGCCCATGTGGGCGTACGCGCTGCTGCTGATCCTGCTGATCGCCGACGCCTTCGTCCCGGTGGTGCCGACCCAGCTCGTCATGATCACCAGCGGGGCGCTGACCGTGTACGGCGGACTCAGCCTGCCGCTCACCATCGCGGTCGGCGCCGCCGGCGTGTTCATCGGGGATCTGGCCTGCTATCTGATCGGCCGCACCACGCCGACCCGCCGCCCGGCCCGCGCGACGACACCCGGACGGGCACGCCGGGCCGTCACCCGGGTCACTCGCGGGCTGCGCGAACCGGGGCCGCTGGTGATCCTGCTCTGCCGCTTCGTGCCCGGCGGCCGGATGGCGGCCTGCTTCTCGGCCGGGCGCAGCCGCTACCCGTACCGCCTCTTCCTGCCCTACGAGGCGGCGGCGGCTCTCGCCTGGTCCAGCTACGGGGCGCTGGTCGGTCATCTGGGCGGTACGGCGCTGACCCACTCGGCGTGGCGGCTGCTGCTGATCGGCGGGGTGGCCGCGGCCGGGTTCGCGCTGGCCGGGTGGGCGATGACCTGGATCAGCAGCACCCGGCAGACCCGCGCCGAGGCCACCGCCGACTCGACCGGCAGCTGA
- a CDS encoding NAD(P)H-quinone dehydrogenase codes for MSQIVIIGGGPAGYEAALVAAQLDAEVTVVEAEGAGGACVLSDCVPSKTFIASSEVVTGYRDTEEFGVHSDGLEAVTVDARAVHERVKRLALAQSADIHTKLVKAGVEFVAGTARLGEDTLGHTHRVIVTPAGGGAEYSIAASTVLVATGATPRQLPTAVPDGERILTWRQVYDLPELPEHLIVVGSGVTGAEFASAYLAMGVKVTLVSSRDRVMPHEDADAASAIERVFRNRGMSILNNSRAEAVRRVGDGVEVVLSDGRQVTGSHALIAVGSIPNTADLGLAEYGVELARGGYVTVDRVSRTNVPGIYAAGDCTGVLPLASVAAMQGRIAMWHALGEAVRPLRLRTVAANVFTDPELATVGVSQDEVDAGKTPARQVMLPLSGNARAKMDDLADGFVKLFCRPASGQVIGGVVVAPKASELILPITMAVENNLTVNELAHTITIYPSLSGSITEAARQLMLHELE; via the coding sequence GTGAGCCAGATCGTGATCATCGGCGGCGGACCGGCCGGGTACGAGGCGGCTCTGGTCGCCGCGCAGTTGGACGCCGAGGTCACCGTCGTCGAGGCGGAGGGGGCCGGTGGCGCCTGCGTGCTCTCCGACTGCGTGCCCTCCAAGACGTTCATCGCCAGCTCCGAGGTGGTCACCGGTTACCGGGACACCGAGGAGTTCGGCGTGCACTCCGACGGCCTGGAGGCGGTCACCGTCGACGCCCGCGCGGTGCACGAGCGGGTCAAGCGGCTCGCGCTGGCCCAGTCCGCCGACATCCACACCAAGCTCGTAAAGGCCGGTGTCGAGTTCGTCGCCGGCACCGCCCGGCTCGGTGAGGACACGCTCGGCCACACGCACCGGGTGATCGTCACCCCGGCCGGCGGCGGCGCCGAATACTCCATCGCCGCCTCGACGGTGCTCGTCGCGACCGGCGCGACCCCCCGCCAGTTGCCCACCGCCGTACCGGACGGCGAGCGCATCCTGACCTGGCGCCAGGTGTACGACCTGCCCGAGCTGCCCGAGCACCTGATCGTGGTCGGCTCCGGCGTGACCGGCGCCGAGTTCGCCAGCGCGTACCTCGCCATGGGCGTCAAGGTCACGCTGGTGTCCAGCCGCGACCGGGTCATGCCGCACGAGGACGCCGACGCCGCGTCGGCGATCGAGCGGGTGTTCCGCAACCGGGGCATGAGCATCCTGAACAACTCCCGCGCCGAGGCGGTCCGCCGCGTCGGCGACGGGGTCGAGGTGGTGCTCTCCGACGGGCGCCAGGTCACCGGCTCGCACGCGCTGATCGCTGTCGGCTCGATCCCGAACACCGCCGACCTGGGCCTGGCCGAGTACGGCGTGGAGCTGGCCCGGGGCGGTTACGTGACTGTCGACCGGGTCTCCCGTACCAACGTGCCGGGCATCTACGCGGCGGGTGACTGCACCGGCGTGCTGCCGCTGGCGAGCGTCGCGGCCATGCAGGGCCGCATCGCGATGTGGCACGCGCTGGGCGAGGCGGTCCGGCCGCTACGGCTGCGTACGGTCGCGGCGAACGTCTTCACCGACCCGGAGCTGGCCACCGTCGGCGTCTCCCAGGACGAGGTGGACGCCGGCAAGACCCCGGCCCGCCAGGTGATGCTGCCGCTGTCCGGCAACGCCCGGGCGAAGATGGACGACCTGGCCGACGGCTTCGTCAAGCTGTTCTGCCGGCCGGCGAGCGGCCAGGTGATCGGTGGCGTGGTGGTGGCGCCGAAGGCCAGCGAGCTGATCCTGCCGATCACGATGGCGGTGGAGAACAACCTCACCGTCAACGAGCTGGCCCACACCATCACCATCTACCCGAGCCTGTCCGGCTCCATCACCGAGGCCGCCCGCCAGCTCATGCTCCACGAGCTGGAGTAG